A portion of the Pseudomonas sp. GR 6-02 genome contains these proteins:
- a CDS encoding 3-hydroxyacyl-CoA dehydrogenase, whose product MSQTSFDIQRAAVIGAGTMGRGIVMCLANAGVPVQWVDNNPQMLEQALTSVADTYAHNVRQGRINQTEADARIARVTAAADYAAIRDVDLVIEAVYENLELKQKIFRELDGLLKPEAILASNTSALDIDAIAAATRRPQQVLGLHFFSPAHIMKLLEIVRGAQTAPAVLDAALALGQRMGKVSVVSGNCHGFIGNRMLHPYVLEARKMLLEGALPYQVDAALQGFGFAMGPFRMYDVVGIDLEWRARELAGKGQDAPEVQVDNRLCELGRFGQKSGDGYYHYEPGSRQAEHDVEVDALVLEISEGLGFQRREIGPEEILERSLLALVNEGAKILQEGIAASAHDIDLVYLNGYGFPADKGGPMAWADQQGLDDIHLRLLQLETKQGDHWAPARLIGELAAQGRGFTDM is encoded by the coding sequence ATGAGCCAGACATCGTTTGATATTCAGCGCGCCGCCGTGATTGGCGCGGGCACCATGGGCCGTGGCATCGTCATGTGTCTGGCCAATGCGGGGGTGCCGGTGCAGTGGGTCGATAACAATCCGCAGATGCTTGAGCAGGCGCTGACCAGCGTGGCTGACACTTACGCCCACAACGTGCGTCAGGGGCGGATCAATCAGACCGAGGCGGATGCGCGCATTGCACGGGTAACGGCGGCTGCCGATTACGCGGCGATCCGCGATGTTGATCTGGTGATCGAAGCGGTCTACGAAAACCTCGAGCTGAAGCAGAAAATCTTCCGCGAACTCGACGGCCTGCTCAAACCTGAAGCGATTCTGGCCAGCAATACCTCGGCGCTGGATATCGACGCCATCGCCGCCGCCACTCGCCGCCCGCAGCAGGTCCTGGGCCTGCACTTCTTCAGCCCGGCGCACATCATGAAATTGCTGGAGATCGTACGCGGCGCCCAGACCGCTCCGGCGGTGCTTGATGCAGCCCTGGCACTGGGCCAGCGCATGGGCAAGGTCAGCGTGGTCTCGGGCAACTGTCACGGTTTCATCGGCAACCGCATGCTGCATCCGTACGTGCTCGAAGCGCGCAAGATGTTGCTGGAGGGGGCGTTGCCTTATCAGGTGGATGCGGCGCTGCAAGGTTTTGGTTTCGCCATGGGGCCGTTCCGCATGTATGACGTGGTCGGCATTGACCTGGAGTGGCGCGCGCGGGAGCTGGCTGGCAAGGGCCAGGATGCGCCGGAGGTTCAGGTGGACAATCGTTTGTGCGAGCTCGGGCGTTTCGGTCAGAAGAGCGGCGACGGGTATTACCATTACGAACCGGGCAGTCGTCAGGCTGAGCACGATGTGGAAGTCGATGCGCTGGTGCTGGAAATCAGCGAAGGGTTGGGGTTCCAGCGGCGTGAGATAGGGCCAGAGGAGATTCTTGAGCGCAGCTTGCTGGCACTGGTCAATGAAGGGGCGAAGATCCTTCAGGAAGGCATTGCGGCGTCGGCGCACGACATCGATCTGGTGTACCTCAACGGTTATGGTTTCCCGGCGGACAAGGGCGGGCCGATGGCCTGGGCGGATCAGCAAGGGCTGGACGATATTCATCTGCGGTTGTTGCAGCTTGAGACCAAACAGGGGGATCACTGGGCCCCGGCACGGTTGATTGGGGAGTTGGCGGCGCAGGGCAGAGGGTTTACCGACATGTGA
- a CDS encoding acyl-CoA thioesterase has product MSTPMPHRTDYPHFQPITTRWHDNDAYGHVNNVTYYSFFDTAVNTYLIEVGGLDIHDGEVVGFVVSSACDYFASIAFPDRIEIGLRVGKLGSSSVQYELAVFKAGEDEACAAGRFVHVFVDRLSNQPVAIPAGLRGALERLAI; this is encoded by the coding sequence ATGTCCACCCCGATGCCCCATCGCACCGACTACCCCCATTTCCAGCCCATCACCACCCGCTGGCATGACAATGACGCCTACGGTCATGTCAATAACGTCACCTACTACAGTTTTTTCGATACGGCGGTGAACACCTACCTGATCGAAGTCGGCGGCCTGGATATCCATGACGGTGAGGTGGTGGGTTTTGTGGTGAGTTCGGCCTGCGATTACTTCGCGTCTATCGCCTTCCCGGATCGGATCGAGATTGGCCTGCGGGTCGGCAAGTTGGGCAGCAGTTCGGTGCAGTACGAGCTGGCGGTGTTCAAGGCTGGAGAAGATGAGGCCTGCGCGGCAGGGCGCTTCGTGCATGTATTCGTCGATCGGCTGTCGAATCAGCCGGTGGCGATTCCTGCCGGGTTGCGCGGGGCGTTGGAGCGACTGGCGATCTGA
- a CDS encoding glycine zipper domain-containing protein has product MKFSSILLLSLGLVSGFASAGGTTEAGVGGALGGVLGSVVGQSLGGSTGSTIGAALGGAGGSAVGADRRSRGEAAIGGALGAAGGNVVGRSMGGTTGSLIGSAAGGGLGGALGNHMGNSSNDDDDRRSYRRGYDDDDRRYYRGHPGRGHAYGHRKHHHRYHDDD; this is encoded by the coding sequence ATGAAGTTCTCCTCGATTCTCTTGTTGTCCCTTGGCCTGGTCAGTGGCTTCGCGTCTGCTGGCGGCACCACCGAAGCAGGTGTGGGCGGCGCATTGGGCGGGGTTCTTGGCTCGGTCGTCGGTCAATCACTAGGCGGCAGTACAGGTTCAACCATTGGCGCGGCCCTGGGCGGCGCGGGTGGTAGCGCAGTTGGCGCAGACAGACGCAGCCGTGGCGAAGCCGCCATTGGCGGTGCGTTGGGCGCAGCTGGCGGTAACGTGGTCGGCCGCAGCATGGGCGGCACCACCGGTAGCCTGATCGGCTCCGCAGCAGGCGGCGGCCTCGGTGGCGCGCTGGGTAACCATATGGGCAACAGCAGCAATGACGACGATGATCGTCGTTCCTATCGTCGTGGTTATGACGATGATGATCGTCGCTACTACCGTGGTCACCCGGGTCGCGGCCATGCGTACGGGCATCGCAAGCATCACCATCGCTATCACGATGACGACTGA
- a CDS encoding FdhF/YdeP family oxidoreductase, whose translation MSQHQQADQKPVPRYKPYKGAAGGWGALASVARAWLTSDNALKNLRMMLKTNKNGGFDCPGCAWGDSQEGGMVMFCENGAKAVNWEATKRRVDGAFFAKHSVSSLLEQSDYWLEYQGRLTEPLSYDAETDRYKPISWEAAFALIGKHLQGLSSPNQAEFYTSGRASNEAAFLYQLFVRAYGTNNFPDCSNMCHEASGVALAQSVGVGKGTVTFDDFEHADAIFVWGQNPGTNHPRMLEPLREAVKRGAQVVCINPLKERGLERFQHPQHPIEMLTNGDKPTNTAYFRPALGGDMAIMRGMAKFLLQWERDAQKAGEPAVFDHDFLNEHSVNVLEYLGIVDDTPWEQIVEQSGLPLVEIEQAARMYAKGKNVIMCWAMGITQHRHSVATIQEIANLMLLRGNIGRPGAGLCPVRGHSNVQGDRTMGINERPPAALLDSLERRFQFKVPRENGHNVVEAIHAMAEGRSKVFIGLGGNFAQATPDSPRTFQALSNCDLTVQISTKLNRSHLIHGKDALILPCLGRTDIDIQTEGAQAVTVEDSFSMVHASNGQLQPLSNLMRSEPAIIAGIAAATLGSKPVDWNWLVADYSRIRDLIADTIPGFRDFNEKVQNPGGFYLGSSAGARRWNTPSGRANFRPNILPKHLVHERTRATGVLPDLIMQSMRSHDQYNTTIYGLDDRYRGVKGQRDVLFVNEADLIRLGFKPGQKADIVSIWDDGRERRVKGFTLLAFDIPAGQAAAYYPEVNPLVPLESTGDGSHTPTSKFVAIRLEAASETGLIMAKSA comes from the coding sequence GTGAGTCAACACCAACAAGCCGACCAGAAACCTGTTCCACGTTACAAGCCCTATAAGGGTGCGGCCGGTGGCTGGGGCGCGCTGGCCAGCGTCGCCCGGGCCTGGCTGACCAGCGACAACGCGTTGAAAAATCTGCGCATGATGCTCAAGACCAACAAGAACGGCGGGTTCGATTGCCCCGGTTGCGCCTGGGGCGATTCCCAGGAAGGCGGCATGGTGATGTTCTGCGAGAACGGCGCCAAAGCAGTGAACTGGGAAGCGACCAAACGGCGTGTCGATGGCGCGTTTTTCGCCAAGCACAGCGTTAGCTCGTTGCTGGAACAAAGTGATTATTGGCTCGAGTACCAGGGCCGTCTGACCGAGCCGCTGAGCTACGACGCCGAAACCGATCGTTACAAACCGATCAGCTGGGAAGCCGCATTCGCCCTGATCGGCAAACACCTGCAAGGGCTGTCGAGCCCGAATCAGGCCGAGTTCTACACCTCGGGCCGTGCCAGCAACGAAGCGGCGTTCCTCTATCAATTGTTCGTGCGCGCCTATGGCACCAACAATTTCCCCGACTGCTCGAACATGTGCCACGAAGCCAGCGGTGTGGCATTGGCGCAGAGCGTTGGCGTCGGCAAAGGCACGGTGACCTTCGACGACTTCGAACACGCCGATGCGATTTTCGTCTGGGGCCAGAACCCTGGCACCAACCACCCGCGGATGCTCGAGCCACTGCGCGAAGCGGTGAAACGCGGTGCGCAGGTGGTGTGCATCAACCCGCTGAAAGAGCGCGGCCTGGAACGCTTCCAGCACCCGCAACACCCGATCGAAATGCTCACCAACGGCGACAAACCGACCAACACCGCGTACTTCCGTCCGGCATTGGGCGGCGACATGGCGATCATGCGCGGCATGGCCAAGTTCCTGCTGCAATGGGAGCGCGATGCGCAGAAGGCGGGTGAGCCTGCGGTGTTCGACCACGACTTCCTCAATGAACACAGCGTCAATGTTCTGGAATACCTCGGCATCGTCGACGACACCCCGTGGGAGCAGATCGTCGAGCAATCCGGCCTGCCCCTGGTGGAAATCGAGCAAGCGGCGCGCATGTACGCCAAAGGCAAGAACGTGATCATGTGCTGGGCGATGGGCATCACCCAGCATCGCCATTCGGTGGCGACCATCCAGGAAATCGCCAACCTGATGCTGCTGCGCGGCAACATCGGCCGGCCGGGGGCCGGTCTGTGCCCGGTGCGCGGCCACAGTAACGTGCAGGGCGACCGGACAATGGGCATCAACGAACGTCCGCCGGCGGCGCTCCTCGACTCTCTGGAGCGGCGCTTCCAGTTCAAGGTCCCGCGCGAAAACGGCCACAACGTGGTCGAGGCGATTCACGCCATGGCCGAAGGCCGTTCGAAAGTTTTCATCGGCCTGGGCGGCAACTTCGCCCAAGCCACCCCGGACAGCCCACGGACCTTCCAGGCCCTGAGCAACTGCGACCTGACCGTGCAGATCAGCACCAAGCTCAACCGCAGCCATTTGATCCACGGTAAAGACGCGCTGATCCTGCCGTGCCTGGGCCGCACCGATATCGATATCCAGACCGAAGGCGCCCAAGCGGTGACCGTGGAAGACTCCTTCAGCATGGTCCACGCCTCCAACGGTCAGTTGCAACCGTTGTCGAACCTGATGCGCTCGGAGCCTGCAATCATCGCTGGTATCGCCGCCGCGACCCTGGGCAGCAAACCGGTGGACTGGAACTGGCTGGTGGCTGATTACAGCCGCATCCGCGACCTGATCGCCGACACCATCCCGGGCTTTCGGGACTTCAACGAGAAAGTCCAGAACCCCGGCGGTTTCTACCTGGGCAGCAGTGCCGGCGCACGTCGCTGGAATACCCCATCAGGTCGGGCCAATTTCCGTCCGAACATCCTGCCCAAACACCTGGTGCACGAACGCACCCGCGCCACCGGCGTACTGCCGGACCTGATCATGCAGTCGATGCGCTCCCACGATCAGTACAACACCACCATTTATGGTCTTGATGATCGTTATCGCGGGGTGAAAGGTCAGCGGGATGTGTTGTTCGTCAATGAAGCCGACCTCATTCGCCTGGGCTTCAAACCGGGGCAAAAGGCTGACATCGTATCGATCTGGGATGATGGCCGTGAGCGGCGGGTCAAGGGTTTTACCCTGCTGGCGTTTGATATTCCTGCCGGGCAAGCGGCTGCATACTATCCGGAAGTGAACCCGCTGGTGCCGTTGGAAAGCACCGGGGATGGCAGCCATACGCCGACGTCGAAGTTTGTGGCGATCCGGCTGGAAGCGGCGAGTGAAACCGGGTTGATCATGGCCAAGTCAGCTTGA
- the fdhD gene encoding formate dehydrogenase accessory sulfurtransferase FdhD → MNAKRPGCAAPALETPAPAASQTYSYCNLEYSESSSTALAEEVALAIAYNGISQAVMLVTPTDLEDFIVGFSLGSGIIEDASDIYDLQLSGSGSAQYAQVTIANRAFWNLKQQRRQLAGTSGCGLCGVEAVEQALPDLKVLPGAPLPPAEWLDGLRHRIGEFQPLGQHCGAVHAAVFMNGKGELLLGREDIGRHNALDKLIGGLIRQKIPTTDGLAIVTSRCSLELIQKVLRAGIQTLVSLSSPTGLAVQWARRHNLNLIHLPQKSAPRVYSPALENQA, encoded by the coding sequence ATGAACGCCAAGCGCCCCGGCTGCGCGGCGCCCGCTCTCGAAACGCCCGCGCCCGCCGCAAGCCAGACATACAGTTACTGCAACCTCGAATACTCCGAATCATCCAGCACCGCGCTGGCTGAGGAAGTCGCGTTGGCGATCGCCTACAACGGCATCAGCCAGGCCGTCATGTTGGTGACGCCGACGGACCTTGAAGACTTCATCGTCGGCTTCAGCCTCGGCAGCGGCATCATCGAAGACGCTTCAGACATCTATGACCTGCAACTCAGCGGCTCGGGTTCGGCGCAATACGCGCAAGTGACCATCGCCAACCGCGCCTTCTGGAACCTCAAGCAGCAGCGCCGGCAACTGGCCGGCACCAGCGGTTGCGGGCTCTGTGGCGTGGAAGCGGTGGAGCAAGCGCTGCCCGATCTCAAGGTGCTGCCCGGCGCCCCGCTGCCCCCGGCCGAATGGCTGGACGGCCTGCGCCATCGCATCGGCGAATTCCAGCCTTTGGGCCAGCATTGCGGCGCGGTGCATGCGGCGGTGTTCATGAATGGCAAAGGCGAATTGCTGCTGGGCCGTGAAGACATCGGCCGACACAACGCTCTCGACAAGCTGATTGGCGGGTTGATCCGCCAGAAAATCCCGACCACCGATGGTCTGGCGATTGTCACCAGCCGTTGCAGCCTCGAATTGATCCAGAAAGTTTTACGCGCCGGCATCCAGACCCTGGTCAGCCTGTCATCGCCCACGGGCCTGGCCGTGCAATGGGCCCGTCGACACAACCTCAATCTCATCCACCTACCTCAGAAAAGTGCACCAAGGGTCTACAGCCCTGCGTTGGAGAATCAAGCGTGA
- a CDS encoding LysR family transcriptional regulator: protein MDIKQLKFLIALDETRHFGQAAARCHITQPTLSMRLRSLEEELELPLVNRGQRFEGFTAPGERVLAWARTVLAAYDGLQAEAAACRGNLVGTLRLGVVPLSSFDPVPLMQRLHAAHPNLRFELSALSSEQILEQLANNRLDLGVSYLEHLDGERFDSLAFSETRMGLLYDQRFFSFGEVPLSWESLIELPMGMLTSGMHFRQSIDHNFHSRGLTPQPLLQTDAVHQLLQAVHGGLCCAVMPLNSGLENLTDHLRLQPIESAQTLARLGLIMRRSAPRSALAEACFAIYQKSLTDS from the coding sequence ATGGACATCAAGCAGCTGAAATTCCTCATCGCTCTCGACGAAACCCGACACTTCGGCCAGGCCGCCGCGCGCTGTCACATCACTCAGCCGACCTTGTCCATGCGCCTGCGCAGCCTTGAGGAAGAACTCGAGCTGCCGCTGGTCAATCGCGGCCAACGCTTCGAAGGTTTCACGGCGCCGGGTGAGCGCGTGCTGGCATGGGCGCGTACGGTGCTGGCGGCCTACGACGGTTTGCAGGCCGAAGCGGCGGCCTGTCGCGGCAACCTCGTGGGTACGTTGCGTCTGGGGGTGGTGCCGCTGTCGAGTTTCGACCCGGTGCCGCTGATGCAACGCCTGCACGCCGCACACCCGAACCTGCGGTTCGAACTCTCGGCCCTGAGTTCCGAACAGATCCTTGAACAACTGGCGAATAACCGTCTCGACCTCGGCGTATCGTACCTGGAGCATCTGGACGGCGAGCGCTTCGACTCCCTGGCGTTCAGCGAAACCCGCATGGGCCTGCTCTACGATCAACGCTTCTTCAGTTTCGGCGAGGTGCCGCTGAGCTGGGAGTCGCTGATCGAACTGCCCATGGGCATGCTCACCAGCGGCATGCACTTTCGCCAGTCCATCGACCATAACTTCCACAGCCGTGGCCTGACCCCACAACCGTTGCTGCAAACCGATGCAGTCCACCAATTGTTACAAGCGGTACACGGTGGCCTGTGCTGCGCGGTGATGCCGCTGAACAGCGGCCTCGAAAACCTCACCGATCACTTGCGCCTGCAACCCATCGAAAGCGCCCAGACCCTCGCCCGGCTGGGGCTGATCATGCGTCGCAGCGCTCCGCGTTCGGCCTTGGCAGAAGCCTGTTTTGCGATCTATCAGAAATCACTGACAGACTCTTGA
- the lysM gene encoding peptidoglycan-binding protein LysM, whose product MSIFSFVKEAGEKLIDLLTPGNANASEQLKEHISKVGLGNPNVQATIEGDKVIVTGDVASQEEKEKILLAVGNIAGVGSVDDQITVTGPVAKAAQFVTVKKGDTLSAISKAAYGDANKYNKIFEANKPMLSHPDKIYPGQVLRIPE is encoded by the coding sequence ATGAGTATTTTTAGCTTTGTGAAAGAAGCAGGTGAAAAACTTATCGATCTGCTGACCCCCGGCAATGCCAACGCCAGCGAGCAGTTGAAGGAACACATCAGCAAGGTCGGCCTGGGTAATCCAAATGTTCAGGCGACCATCGAGGGCGACAAAGTCATCGTCACCGGTGACGTGGCGAGCCAGGAAGAGAAGGAAAAGATTCTGCTGGCCGTGGGCAATATTGCCGGTGTCGGTAGTGTCGATGACCAGATCACCGTAACGGGGCCGGTTGCCAAGGCAGCGCAGTTCGTCACCGTTAAAAAGGGCGACACCCTCAGCGCGATTTCCAAGGCGGCATACGGCGACGCGAACAAGTACAACAAAATCTTTGAAGCCAACAAACCAATGCTTTCGCACCCGGACAAGATCTATCCGGGGCAGGTGTTGCGGATTCCTGAATAA
- the yrfG gene encoding GMP/IMP nucleotidase, which produces MPLLPWRDIDTVLLDMDGTLLDLHYDNHFWLEHLPKRYAELHGVSLAMAELELQPLFERHAGQLQWYCLDFWSAELKLSVRELKLETAHLIALRPDADTFLAAIKQAGKRVVLITNAHRDSLSLKLERIELAPYFERLISSHDYGFAKEDPQFWDALQADIGFDPARCLFIDDTLPILRSARNFGVAHLLAVSEPDSRKGPKDTAEFAAVGDYRELIAGL; this is translated from the coding sequence ATGCCCCTGCTGCCCTGGCGCGACATCGATACCGTTCTGCTGGATATGGACGGCACGCTGCTGGACCTGCACTACGACAACCATTTCTGGCTGGAACACCTGCCAAAGCGTTATGCCGAGTTGCACGGGGTGAGCCTGGCCATGGCGGAGCTGGAATTGCAGCCACTGTTCGAGCGCCATGCCGGTCAGTTGCAGTGGTATTGCCTGGACTTCTGGAGCGCCGAACTGAAGTTGTCGGTGCGCGAACTGAAACTGGAAACCGCGCACCTGATCGCCTTGCGTCCGGATGCGGACACTTTTCTGGCCGCGATCAAACAGGCCGGCAAGCGCGTGGTACTGATCACCAACGCCCACCGCGACTCGTTGTCATTGAAACTGGAAAGAATTGAACTGGCGCCGTACTTCGAGCGCTTGATCAGCTCTCACGATTACGGTTTCGCCAAAGAAGACCCGCAGTTCTGGGATGCCTTGCAGGCCGATATCGGCTTCGACCCGGCACGCTGTCTGTTCATCGACGACACCCTGCCGATCCTGCGCAGCGCACGCAATTTCGGGGTGGCGCACCTGCTGGCCGTGAGCGAGCCGGACAGCCGCAAAGGGCCGAAGGACACGGCAGAGTTTGCGGCGGTGGGGGATTATCGGGAGCTCATCGCAGGGCTTTAG